In Rhodamnia argentea isolate NSW1041297 chromosome 11, ASM2092103v1, whole genome shotgun sequence, one genomic interval encodes:
- the LOC115735627 gene encoding HVA22-like protein k isoform X1, which translates to MALAGEVGLRLLLCPISSNIVVRTACCSVGTVFPVYSTFKAIEERDQNEQQRWLLYWAAYGTFSVAEVFTDKILFWFPAYYYMKFAFLVWLQCPSGNGARHLYMNCLRPFLLKHRRRLDQIVGLFYGELNKFVSEHQEEFLFARRLITGVFESANGILTNSAHPRERQDIAAIEGPRNQNQESESGHDD; encoded by the exons ATGGCTCTTGCGGGCGAG GTCGGGCTACGTTTGCTTCTCTGCCCAATTAGCTCCAACATTGTTGTCCGGACTGCATG CTGTTCTGTGGGGACTGTGTTCCCTGTTTACTCAACATTCAAAGCCATTGAGGAGAGAGATCAGAATGAGCAGCAGAGATGGCTTCTTTATTGGGCAG CTTATGGAACTTTTAGCGTTGCAGAAGTGTTTACGGACAAAATTCTCTTCTG GTTTCCAGCTTACTACTACATGAAGTTCGCATTTCTGGTCTGGTTGCAATGTCCATCAGGCAAT GGTGCTAGGCATTTATACATGAACTGCCTCCGTCCTTTCTTGTTGAAGCATCGAAGAAGACTGGATCAAATAGTTGGACTGTTCTATGGTGAATTG AACAAATTCGTGAGTGAACACCAGGAAGAATTTCTTTTTGCAAGAAGACTTATCACGGGGGTTTTCGAATCAG CAAACGGGATTCTGACCAACAGTGCTCATCCACGAGAAAGGCAAGATATTGCTGCTATCGAGGGTCCGCGGAACCAAAATCAAGAGTCAGAATCAGGACATGATGATTGA
- the LOC115735743 gene encoding probable NAD(P)H dehydrogenase (quinone) FQR1-like 2, which produces MGKGGGCVPSKKRSVESADQDPPNRERDGPVPAQERAPPAAAAEAEVTAPVTVNNAQTIKKLRIFIIFYSMYGHVELLARRIKKGADSIDGVEGVLYRVPETLTSEVLEQMRVPQKHDEVPVISAEKLVEADGLLFGFPTRYGCMAAQMKAFFDSTGGLWREQRLAGVPAGFFVGTGTQGGGQETTAWTAITQLAHHGMLYVPIGYTFGAGMFKMDTIRGGSPYGAGVFSGDGTREPSTTELALAEHQGKYMASIVKRFAVPC; this is translated from the exons ATGGGTAAAGGAGGCGGTTGTGTGCCGAGCAAGAAAAGATCGGTCGAGTCCGCTGATCAAGATCCTCCAAACCGAGAAAGGGATGGCCCTGTGCCTGCCCAGGAACGAGCcccaccagcagcagcagcagaagcagAAGTCACTGCCCCGGTCACAGTGAACAATGCGCAGACCATCAAGAAGCTGAGAATTTTCATAATCTTTTACTCAATGTACGGGCACGTGGAGCTTCTTGCGAGGAGGATCAAGAAGGGTGCGGATTCAATTGATGGCGTTGAGGGTGTTCTTTACAGGGTGCCGGAGACGCTGACGTCGGAGGTTCTGGAGCAGATGAGGGTCCCTCAGAAACATGATGAAGTGCCTGTTATATCCGCGGAGAAATTGGTGGAAGCGGATGGGTTGTTGTTCGGGTTTCCAACCAGGTATGGGTGCATGGCGGCACAGATGAAGGCCTTCTTCGATTCGACTGGGGGGTTGTGGCGCGAGCAGAGGCTTGCCGGAGTGCCTGCCGGGTTCTTTGTGGGCACCGGCACTCAGGGTGGAGGGCAAGAAACTACGGC ATGGACGGCAATTACTCAGTTAGCTCACCACGGAATGCTCTACGTGCCAATTGGGTACACTTTCGGGGCCGGAATGTTTAAGATGGATACCATAAGAGGAGGTTCCCCATACGGTGCTGGAGTATTTTCTGGTGACGGCACGAGGGAACCGAGCACGACCGAGCTGGCTCTTGCCGAGCACCAAGGCAAGTACATGGCCTCAATCGTTAAGAGATTTGCCGTGCCCTGCTAA
- the LOC115735744 gene encoding NEDD8-conjugating enzyme Ubc12-like yields the protein MINLFKVKAKQKEIAENANGKAPVKKQTAGELRLHKDISELNLPKTCTISFPNGKDDLMNFEVTIRPDEGYYCGGTFVFTFQVSSVYPHEAPKVKCKTKVYHPNIDLEGNVCLNILREDWKPVLNINTIIYGLFHLFTQPNYEDPLNHDAAAVLRDNPRMFESNVRRAMAGGYVGNTFFPRCM from the exons ATGATTAATCTTTTCAAAGTGAAGGCAAAGCAGAAAGAGATCGCAGAAAATGCTAATGGGAAGGCCCCTGTCAAGAAGCAAACTGCTGGCGAACTACGTCTCCATAAAG ATATTAGTGAGCTTAACTTACCAAAAACTTGTACCATATCCTTTCCCAATGGTAAGGATGACTTGATGAACTTTGAGGTGACCATACGTCCAGACGAAGGATATTACTG TGGCGGTACatttgttttcacttttcaagtGTCCTCCGTCTACCCTCACGAGGCACCAAAAGTCAAGTGTAAAACTAAG GTATACCATCCTAATATTGACTTGGAAGGAAATGTTTGCCTCAATATTCTAAGAGAAGACTGGAAACCTGTCTTGAACATTAACACCATAATCTATGGGTTATTCCATCTTTTCACG CAACCCAACTATGAAGATCCACTCAATCATGATGCAGCTGCGGTGTTGAGGGACAATCCGAGGATGTTTGAGTCTAATGTGAGACGGGCAATGGCTGGCGGGTATGTAGGGAACACCTTCTTCCCACGATGTATGTAG
- the LOC115735803 gene encoding UPF0496 protein At4g34320-like yields MGNTHARAPPDPAHASELSSYEAACLADADLQSFDSNLQAQTSHAIGALAAGVEVRALSFDSLREVTGCLLEMNQQVVRVILDCKQDIWRTHELFELVEEYFENSLQTLDFLSALDKCLKHARDSQLLILVALQQFEDEDRQAGGADRYARTLEELRSFRAAGDPFTEEFFRIFQAVYRNQVAMLEKLQLRKSKLDKKLRCIHAWRKVSSMIFAATFAAVLICSVVAAAVAAPPVAAALAAATSVPIGSMGKWIDSLLKNYESAVKGQKEAVVTMQVGTGLAISDLENIRVLVHRLEIEIHSMLQNAGLAVEEGAVKIGVGEIKKQLNAFMTNIDKLGVQADNCSRDIRRARTVVLQRIIKNPNQ; encoded by the coding sequence ATGGGGAACACTCACGCCAGGGCTCCGCCGGACCCGGCCCATGCATCAGAGCTGAGTTCCTACGAGGCGGCCTGCCTGGCGGATGCCGACCTCCAGTCCTTTGACTCCAACCTCCAGGCCCAGACAAGCCATGCGATCGGGGCGCTCGCCGCCGGCGTCGAGGTTCGAGCCCTTTCCTTCGACTCCCTCAGGGAGGTCACCGGGTGCCTCCTCGAGATGAACCAGCAGGTGGTCCGGGTCATCCTGGACTGCAAGCAGGACATCTGGCGGACTCATGAGCTGTTCGAGCTTGTCGAGGAATACTTTGAGAACAGCCTCCAGACCCTCGACTTCCTCTCTGCCCTCGATAAGTGCCTCAAGCATGCCCGCGACAGCCAGCTGCTCATCCTCGTCGCGCTACAGCAGTTTGAGGACGAGGACCGCCAGGCCGGAGGGGCCGACAGGTATGCCAGGACGCTGGAGGAGCTGAGGAGCTTCAGGGCTGCCGGCGACCCGTTCACAGAGGAGTTCTTCCGCATCTTCCAGGCCGTCTACCGGAACCAGGTCGCCATGCTCGAGAAGCTGCAGCTCCGGAAGAGCAAGCTCGACAAGAAGCTCAGGTGCATCCACGCCTGGAGGAAAGTCTCGAGTATGATCTTTGCCGCGACTTTCGCCGCCGTCCTGATTTGCTCTGTAGTTGCGGCTGCAGTGGCTGCTCCGCCGGTCGCGGCAGCTCTTGCTGCGGCAACATCCGTTCCCATCGGCTCCATGGGGAAGTGGATCGACTCGCTGCTGAAGAACTACGAGAGCGCGGTGAAGGGGCAGAAGGAGGCCGTGGTCACGATGCAGGTGGGGACAGGGTTGGCCATCAGCGACTTGGAGAACATCCGAGTGCTGGTCCACCGGTTGGAGATCGAAATCCATTCGATGCTTCAGAATGCCGGGCTTGCAGTGGAGGAAGGTGCGGTGAAGATTGGAGTGGGCGAGATCAAGAAGCAGCTGAACGCTTTCATGACGAACATCGACAAATTGGGGGTTCAGGCCGACAACTGCAGCCGCGACATACGGCGGGCGAGGACGGTGGTGCTTCAAAGGATCATAAAGAATCCCAACCAGTGA
- the LOC115735625 gene encoding arabinosyltransferase RRA3-like: MMTGRRDGPLMRSGSSSHSFRKSRIAVAIAVGIAIGCVFAFLLPDGLFSVAGPPLRSGRLIKADFQGESSSSSGESSERMSMLKSEYVAVSQKNAELKKEVRELIEKLKLAEQGKDQAQKQVLALGKQQKAGPFGTVKGSRANPTVVPDESVNPRLAKILEKVAVNRELIVALANLNVKEMLEVWFTNIKRVGIPNYLVVALDEDIAKFCESNSVPVYKRDPDEGVDSIGKTGGNHAVSGLKFRILREFLQLGYSVLLSDVDIVYLQNPFDHLYRDSDVESMTDGHDNRTAYGFNDVFDEPRMGWARYAHTMRMWVYNSGFFYLRPTIPSIELLDRVAARLSREKAWDQAVFNEELFFPSHNGYDGLHAARRTMDFYLFMNSKVLFKTVRKDTSLNKIKPVIVHVNYHPDKLPRMKAVVEFYVNGKEDALKPFPDGSDW, encoded by the exons atgatgactGGTCGAAGAGACGGACCCTTGATGCGAAGCGGCAGCTCCTCCCACTCGTTTCGGAAATCAAGAATCGCCGTCGCCATTGCCGTCGGCATTGCTATCGGTTGCGTCTTCGCTTTCTTGCTCCCCGATGGGCTCTTCTCCGTCGCTGGCCCTCCTCTTCGGAGTGGTCGCCTCATCAAAGCCGATTTTcag GGAGAGTCCTCTTCCAGCTCCGGTGAATCATCTGAGCGGATGAGCATGTTGAAGTCGGAGTACGTGGCTGTTTCGCAGAAAAATGCTGAGCTGAAAAAGGAAGTTAGGGAGTTGATTGAAAAACTTAAGTTAGCTGAACAGGGGAAAGATCAGGCTCAGAAGCAAGTTCTTGCTCTGGGTAAACAGCAGAAAGCTGGGCCATTTGGTACTGTAAAGGGTTCAAGAGCCAATCCCACTGTTGTCCCTGATGAATCTGTGAATCCGAGATTAGCAAAGATATTGGAGAAAGTCGCAGTTAATAGAGAGCTCATAGTTGCCCTGGCCAACTTAAATGTGAAGGAAATGTTGGAGGTCTGGTTCACCAACATAAAGAGAGTGGGTATACCTAATTATCTGGTTGTTGCTCTGGATGAAGATATTGCTAAGTTCTGTGAGTCAAACAGTGTTCCTGTCTACAAAAGAGATCCAGATGAAGGTGTTGATTCCATAGGAAAGACAGGAGGGAATCATGCTGTTTCAGGATTGAAATTCCGCATTTTGAGGGAATTTTTGCAGTTGGGATATAGTGTTCTTCTCTCTGATGTCGACATAGTCTACTTGCAAAACCCGTTTGACCATCTTTATCGGGATTCAGATGTCGAGTCCATGACAGATGGTCATGACAACAGGACTGCTTACGGGTTTAATGACGTCTTTGATGAGCCTAGAATGGGTTGGGCCAGATACGCTCATACGATGCGCATGTGGGTCTATAATTCTGGTTTCTTTTATCTCAGACCAACAATTCCCTCAATTGAGCTCCTTGATCGTGTAGCTGCTAGGCTTTCTCGGGAAAAGGCCTGGGACCAGGCAGTTTTCAACGAAGAACTCTTTTTTCCTTCGCATAACGGGTATGATGGTCTCCATGCTGCCAGGAGGACGATGGACTTTTATCTCTTTATGAATAGTAAGGTACTCTTTAAAACAGTAAGGAAAGATACCTCCCTCAACAAAATTAAGCCGGTGATTGTTCATGTAAACTACCATCCTGACAAGCTTCCACGCATGAAGGCAGTTGTAGAATTCTATGTTAATGGTAAAGAAGATGCTCTAAAACCCTTCCCTGATGGTTCAGATTGGTGA
- the LOC115735752 gene encoding O-glucosyltransferase rumi homolog: MGECQVTMQIRRAIEEAHSRLKKYASITPRAVLSSFVFLFVSALVFAGWIHTSIFPGPSQFSIFTTSKAPDIPLKCTEWNMTRTCPVNYTTKQTHDCHLHHHKPGNECPSYFRWIHEDLRPWKETGITKDMVERARPPAHFQLVILDGKVYLQKFRPAYQTRDVFTLWGILQLLRWYPGKLPDLELMFNCNDQPLIRSKDFPLPKSGPPPLFGYNADRRTLDIVFPDWSFWGWVETNIKPWRYVLKDIEESNKRTTWSYRKPYAYWRGNPFVGKTRRDLLKCNVSEKHDWNTRVYIQDWGQESQQGFKHSNLEDQCTHRYKIYIEGWAWSVSQKYILACNSMALLIRPWYVDFFTRGLVPLRHYWPIRDNAKCTSLKFAVEWGNNHTEKAKAIGEAGSRFIYEDLKMELVYDYMYHLLNEYAKLFRYKPTIPRGAVELCSEAMACPVSGTYKKFMLDSMVRSPSRVPPCSLPPPYDPPSFEAFVKSKANLTWQVEKWEDEYWQSVNKNSKRQ, translated from the exons ATGGGTGAATGTCAGGTGACAATGCAAATCCGAAGGGCGATAGAAGAAGCACATTCGAGGCTGAAGAAGTATGCATCGATCACCCCTCGGGCTGTCCTCTCCTCCTTCGTTTTCCTCTTCGTTAGCGCGCTAGTTTTCGCCGGTTGGATCCACACA TCCATCTTTCCAGGTCCTTCTCAGTTTTCAATATTCACTACATCAAAAGCACCAGATATCCCTCTTAAATGCACAGAATGGAACATGACTCGAACTTGTCCCGTGAACTATACAACCAAACAGACCCACGATTGCCATCTCCATCATCACAAACCTGGCAATGAATGCCCGTCGTACTTCAGATGGATCCACGAAGATCTACGACCATGGAAAGAGACTGGGATCACCAAGGACATGGTCGAAAGAGCTCGACCTCCTGCACACTTCCAGCTAGTGATTTTGGATGGGAAGGTCTACTTGCAGAAGTTTAGGCCAGCTTATCAGACCCGGGATGTGTTCACTCTGTGGGGCATATTACAGCTTCTCAGATGGTACCCTGGAAAGCTTCCTGATTTGGAGCTGATGTTCAATTGCAACGATCAACCTCTCATCCGATCAAAGGATTTTCCCCTCCCCAAATCGGGCCCTCCACCGTTGTTTGGATACAATGCAGATCGGAGGACATTGGATATCGTGTTTCCAGATTGGTCTTTTTGGGGATG GGTCGAGACGAATATAAAGCCGTGGAGATACGTGTTGAAGGACATAGAAGAAAGCAATAAGAGGACTACCTGGTCGTACAGGAAGCCGTATGCTTACTGGAGAGGGAATCCGTTCGTGGGTAAAACCAGGAGAGACCTTCTCAAGTGCAATGTTAGCGAGAAACATGACTGGAACACGCGGGTTTACATTCAG GACTGGGGTCAAGAATCTCAACAAGGGTTTAAGCACTCCAATTTAGAGGATCAGTGCACTCACCG ATACAAGATATACATCGAAGGCTGGGCGTGGTCCGTGAGCCAGAAGTACATCTTGGCGTGCAACTCAATGGCCTTGCTAATCAGGCCTTGGTACGTCGATTTCTTCACTAGAGGCCTCGTTCCGTTGCGGCATTATTGGCCGATTAGGGACAATGCCAAGTGCACCTCCCTCAAGTTTGCCGTTGAGTGGGGAAACAATCATACCGAGAAG GCAAAGGCCATTGGAGAAGCTGGGAGCCGCTTCATATACGAGGATCTAAAGATGGAGCTCGTCTACGATTACATGTATCACCTGCTCAACGAATATGCGAAGCTTTTCAGGTACAAGCCCACCATACCGAGAGGCGCCGTGGAGCTGTGCTCGGAGGCGATGGCGTGCCCCGTGAGCGGGACATACAAGAAATTCATGTTGGATTCGATGGTGAGGTCGCCGAGCCGAGTGCCGCCTTGTTCTCTGCCTCCTCCATATGACCCTCCTTCGTTTGAAGCTTTCGTCAAGAGCAAAGCTAACTTGACTTGGCAGGTGGAGAAGTGGGAAGATGAGTATTGGCAGAGCGTTAACAAGAACAGCAAGAGGCaatag
- the LOC115735627 gene encoding HVA22-like protein k isoform X2, with protein MALAGEVGLRLLLCPISSNIVVRTACCSVGTVFPVYSTFKAIEERDQNEQQRWLLYWAAYGTFSVAEVFTDKILFWFPAYYYMKFAFLVWLQCPSGNGARHLYMNCLRPFLLKHRRRLDQIVGLFYGELNKFVSEHQEEFLFARRLITGVFEQQTGF; from the exons ATGGCTCTTGCGGGCGAG GTCGGGCTACGTTTGCTTCTCTGCCCAATTAGCTCCAACATTGTTGTCCGGACTGCATG CTGTTCTGTGGGGACTGTGTTCCCTGTTTACTCAACATTCAAAGCCATTGAGGAGAGAGATCAGAATGAGCAGCAGAGATGGCTTCTTTATTGGGCAG CTTATGGAACTTTTAGCGTTGCAGAAGTGTTTACGGACAAAATTCTCTTCTG GTTTCCAGCTTACTACTACATGAAGTTCGCATTTCTGGTCTGGTTGCAATGTCCATCAGGCAAT GGTGCTAGGCATTTATACATGAACTGCCTCCGTCCTTTCTTGTTGAAGCATCGAAGAAGACTGGATCAAATAGTTGGACTGTTCTATGGTGAATTG AACAAATTCGTGAGTGAACACCAGGAAGAATTTCTTTTTGCAAGAAGACTTATCACGGGGGTTTTCGAA CAGCAAACGGGATTCTGA